From the genome of Glycine max cultivar Williams 82 chromosome 2, Glycine_max_v4.0, whole genome shotgun sequence, one region includes:
- the LOC100500254 gene encoding uncharacterized protein LOC100500254 encodes MAWSSSSSSTSNTPPQKHEVFISFRSEDTRKTFTSHLNAALERLDIKTYLDNNNLDRGEEIPTTLVRAIEEAKLSVIVFSKNYADSKWCLDELLKILEFGRAKTLIIMPVFYDIDPSDVRNQRGTYAEAFDKHERYFQEKKKLQEWRKGLVEAANYSGWDCDVNRTESEIVEEIAKDVLEKLNRANVSDLDRQITKYEQLAQLQHQYFMCIPSLENCQNHRATVQRITELKMERSMRLLRLTPDMLSHMKNSRADEYNIFSPF; translated from the exons ATGGCATGgtcatcctcctcctcctccacctccAATACTCCTCCACAAAAGCATGAGGTGTTCATTAGTTTTAGAAGTGAAGACACCCGCAAGACATTCACCAGCCATCTTAATGCTGCTTTGGAAAGATTAGATATCAAAACCTACTTAGACAACAATAATCTAGATAGAGGAGAGGAAATACCCACAACCCTTGTTAGGGCCATCGAGGAAGCAAAGCTATCCGTCATTGTTTTCTCTAAAAACTATGCGGATTCTAAGTGGTGTTTGGATGAGCTCCTAAAAATACTTGAGTTTGGAAGGGCTAAAACTCTAATTATAATGCCTGTTTTCTATGACATAGATCCTTCTGATGTGAGGAATCAGAGGGGAACCTATGCTGAGGCATTTGATAAACATGagagatattttcaggaaaagAAGAAGCTGCAAGAATGGAGGAAAGGTTTGGTAGAAGCAGCCAATTATTCTGGTTGGGACTGCGACGTCAACAG GACAGAATCTGAAATTGTTGAGGAAATTGCCAAGGACGTGCTAGAAAAGCTTAATCGTGCGAACGTCAGTGACCTAGATCGTCAGATAACTAAGTACGAGCAACTTGCACAACTTCAGCATCAATATTTTATGTGCATACCTTCTTTGGAAAATTGTCAAAATCATCGAGCAACGGTTCAACGCATCACAGAACTTAAAATGGAGAGAAGTATGCGTTTGCTTCGTCTGACACCAGACATGCTCTCGCATATGAAAAATTCAAGAGCTGatgaatataatattttctctccattttaa
- the GSTIR gene encoding TIR-NBS-LRR type disease resistance protein, with protein MAWSTSSSSTPHQKHEVFLSFRGEDTRYTFTGHLHASLTRLQVNTYIDYNLQRGEEISSSLLRAIEEAKLSVVVFSKNYGNSKWCLDELLKILECKNMRGQIVLPIFYDIDPSHVRNQTGTYAEAFAKHEKHLQGQMDKVQKWRVALREAANLSGWDCSVNRMESELIEKIAKDVLEKLNRVYVGDLDQQIAKLEQLAQLQHQFLQNIPSLENVRNHRATVQRITELKMERSVRMLRLPPDMLSHLENSNNNNYFPL; from the exons ATGGCATGGTCAACTTCCTCCTCTAGCACCCCTCATCAAAAGCATGAAGTGTTCCTCAGCTTCAGAGGTGAGGACACACGCTACACCTTCACTGGGCACCTTCATGCCTCTTTAACAAGACTCCAAGTCAACACATACATTGACTACAACCTTCAGAGAGGTGAAGAGATATCATCCTCACTTCTTAGGGCCATTGAGGAGGCAAAACTCTCAGTCGTTGTTTTCTCCAAAAACTATGGAAATTCCAAGTGGTGTCTTGATGAGCTTCTGAAAATACTTGAATGTAAGAATATGAGGGGGCAGATTGTGTTGCCAATTTTCTATGACATTGATCCCTCGCACGTGCGCAACCAGACGGGAACGTATGCTGAGGCATTTGCTAAACATGAGAAACACTTGCAGGGTCAAATGGACAAGGTGCAAAAGTGGAGGGTGGCTCTCAGAGAAGCAGCTAATCTCTCTGGTTGGGATTGCTCTGTCAACag GATGGAGTCTGAACTAATCGAGAAAATTGCAAAGGATGTATTAGAAAAACTAAATCGAGTATACGTTGGCGACCTAGATCAGCAGATTGCAAAGTTAGAGCAACTTGCACAGCTTCAGCATCAATTTTTGCAAAACATACCTTCTTTGGAAAATGTGAGAAATCATAGAGCAACTGTTCAGCGTATCACGGAACTTAAAATGGAGAGAAGTGTCCGCATGCTTCGCCTCCCTCCCGACATGCTTTCACATTTGGAGAattcaaacaataataattattttcctttgtaa
- the LOC100500254 gene encoding uncharacterized protein isoform X1 has product MAWSSSSSSTSNTPPQKHEVFISFRSEDTRKTFTSHLNAALERLDIKTYLDNNNLDRGEEIPTTLVRAIEEAKLSVIVFSKNYADSKWCLDELLKILEFGRAKTLIIMPVFYDIDPSDVRNQRGTYAEAFDKHERYFQEKKKLQEWRKGLVEAANYSGWDCDVNR; this is encoded by the exons ATGGCATGgtcatcctcctcctcctccacctccAATACTCCTCCACAAAAGCATGAGGTGTTCATTAGTTTTAGAAGTGAAGACACCCGCAAGACATTCACCAGCCATCTTAATGCTGCTTTGGAAAGATTAGATATCAAAACCTACTTAGACAACAATAATCTAGATAGAGGAGAGGAAATACCCACAACCCTTGTTAGGGCCATCGAGGAAGCAAAGCTATCCGTCATTGTTTTCTCTAAAAACTATGCGGATTCTAAGTGGTGTTTGGATGAGCTCCTAAAAATACTTGAGTTTGGAAGGGCTAAAACTCTAATTATAATGCCTGTTTTCTATGACATAGATCCTTCTGATGTGAGGAATCAGAGGGGAACCTATGCTGAGGCATTTGATAAACATGagagatattttcaggaaaagAAGAAGCTGCAAGAATGGAGGAAAGGTTTGGTAGAAGCAGCCAATTATTCTGGTTGGGACTGCGACGTCAACAG GTGA
- the LOC100792288 gene encoding uncharacterized protein LOC100792288, with product MAGSSSSSTSNTTPQKHEVFVSFRTEDTGKTFTSHLSGALERVDIKTYVDNNNLERGEEIPTTLVRAIEEAKLSIIVFSKNYAASKWCLDELLKILECGRAKRQIIVPVFYDIDPSDVRSQRGTYAEAFAKHERNFNEKKKVLEWKNGLVEAANYAGWDCKVNRTEFEIVEEIVKDALEKLDRANVSDLDRHINKMEQLARLQHQFYEDIRTYENMLKRDATVQRVTELKMERSIRLLRLTPDMLSHLGNSSTNDFF from the exons ATGGCAGGGTCAtcctcctcctccacctccAATACTACTCCACAAAAGCACGAGGTGTTCGTTAGCTTTAGAACTGAGGACACAGGCAAGACATTCACAAGTCATCTTAGTGGTGCTTTGGAAAGAGTAGATATCAAAACCTATGTAGATAACAATAATCTTGAGAGAGGAGAGGAAATACCCACAACCCTTGTTAGGGCTATTGAGGAAGCAAAGCTCTCCATCATTGTTTTCTCTAAGAACTATGCGGCTTCTAAGTGGTGTTTGGATGAGCTCCTGAAAATACTTGAGTGTGGAAGGGCCAAAAGGCAAATTATAGTGCCTGTTTTCTATGATATAGATCCTTCTGATGTGAGGAGTCAGAGGGGCACCTATGCTGAGGCATTTGCCAAACATGAGcgaaattttaatgaaaagaaGAAGGTACTAGAATGGAAGAATGGTTTGGTAGAAGCAGCCAATTATGCTGGTTGGGATTGCAAGGTCAACAG GAcagaatttgaaattgttgaggAAATTGTCAAGGATGCGCTGGAAAAGCTAGATCGCGCGAACGTTAGTGACCTGGATCGCCATATCAATAAAATGGAGCAACTTGCACGACTTCAACATCAATTCTATGAGGACATACGTACTTATGAAAATATGCTAAAACGTGATGCGACCGTACAACGTGTCACAGAACTTAAAATGGAGAGAAGTATCCGTTTGCTTCGTCTCACGCcagatatgctctcccatttgGGAAATTCAAGCACTAATGACTTTTTTTGA